From a single Lolium rigidum isolate FL_2022 chromosome 7, APGP_CSIRO_Lrig_0.1, whole genome shotgun sequence genomic region:
- the LOC124669413 gene encoding cysteine-rich receptor-like protein kinase 44 isoform X2, translating to MHRVARFPLLPTLLLAVASALVPVTVADPQAKVLNLGCSQYNATPTAGFLAALNSTFAELRANLSAGGGFATAAQPRAAAPAFALAQCRPYVTGRDCVACFDAAAARIRSCGAANGGRVILDGCVIRYESAAFFDQTTLPGNTQLCDGSAVAGGDFGSAVRALVGDLTAAVPRVPGLAAAAAGSGVYAMAQCVETIGMGGCAQCLEVASKNIDACSPNSDGRSVDAGCFMRYSDMRFFPANATVDLAPYLRSGKSSRKGAIIGGILGGVAFMFLLVLLALLWIWRSRKLQKPQRGDILGVTELRGPTSFHYKDLKAATNNFSEKSKLGEGGFGDVFKGVLKNGKTVAVKRLTVVQTSRAKADFESEVKLISNVHHRNLVRLLGCSRKGSECLLVYEYMANSSLDKFLFGEKRGTLNWKQRFNIIVGMARGLAYLHQEFHVCIIHRDIKSSNVLLDDDFQPKIADFGLARLLPDDHSHLSTKFAGTLGYTAPEYAIHGQLSEKVDTYSFGVVILEILSGRKSNDTRLEPETQYLLESVWKLYENENLISLVDESLDPEEYKPEEVKRIIEIALLCTQSTVASRPTMSEIVVLLLTKNSPELQPTRPTFIDSTSRVRGETSSSSSSSASKATVSFTQFSARK from the exons ATGCACCGCGTGGCTCGCTTCCCGCTGTTGCCGACTCTACTACTGGCAGTCGCCTCCGCGCTGGTTCCGGTCACCGTCGCTGACCCGCAGGCTAAAGTGCTCAACCTCGGCTGCAGCCAGTACAACGCCACGCCCACGGCcggcttcctcgccgccctcaacTCCACCTTCGCCGAACTCCGCGCCAATCTCTCCGCCGGGGGCGGTTTCGCCACCGCCGCgcagccgcgcgccgccgcgccggcgtTCGCGTTGGCGCAGTGCCGCCCGTACGTCACCGGGAGGGACTGCGTCGCCTGCTTCGACGCCGCCGCGGCGCGCATACGTTCCTGCGGCGCCGCCAACGGCGGCCGCGTCATCCTGGACGGTTGCGTCATACGGTACGAGAGCGCGGCTTTCTTCGACCAAACCACCCTACCTGGCAACACTCAGCTCTGCGACGGCTCCGCCGTTGCCGGTGGCGACTTCGGCAGCGCGGTGCGAGCGCTGGTCGGCGACCTCACCGCCGCTGTGCCCCGCGTCCCGGGGCTCGCGGCAGCGGCCGCGGGCTCCGGCGTGTACGCTATGGCGCAGTGCGTCGAGACGATCGGGATGGGCGGCTGTGCGCAGTGTTTGGAGGTGGCTTCTAAGAACATTGACGCTTGTTCCCCCAATTCCGACGGCCGCTCCGTGGATGCCGGGTGCTTCATGAGGTACTCTGATATGCGGTTCTTCCCGGCTAATGCGACCGTAGATCTGGCACCATACTTGCGTTCTG GAAAATCAAGCAGGAAGGGAGCCATCATAGGAGGAATTTTGGGAGGTGTAGCCTTCATGTTCCTGCTGGTGTTATTAGCTTTGTTGTGGATCTGGCGGTCTAGGAAGCTGCAGAAGCCTCAGAGAG GTGATATACTTGGAGTAACGGAACTACGAGGTCCAACAAGTTTTCACTATAAAGATCTTAAGGCTGCAACCAATAATTTCAGTGAGAAAAGTAAACTTGGAGAAGGAGGTTTTGGCGATGTATTTAAG GGTGTGCTGAAAAATGGGAAAACTGTTGCAGTAAAAAGGTTGACAGTAGTACAAACTAGCAGGGCCAAAGCAGACTTTGAAAGTGAGGTGAAGTTGATTAGCAATGTTCATCATCGAAATCTTGTCCGGCTTCTTGGTTGTTCTCGCAAGGGTTCCGAATGCCTACTTGTTTATGAATATATGGCAAATAGTAGCCTTGACAAGTTCCTCTTCG GTGAGAAACGTGGAACACTTAACTGGAAGCAGCGATTTAACATCATTGTTGGCATGGCTCGTGGCCTTGCATATCTTCATCAAGAGTTCCATGTGTGTATCATACACCGTGACATTAAATCaagcaatgttcttcttgatgACGACTTTCAGCCTAAGATTGCTGATTTTGGTTTGGCAAGGCTCCTACCTGATGATCATAGTCATCTCAGCACTAAATTTGCTGGAACACT GGGTTACACCGCTCCTGAGTATGCAATCCATGGCCAACTATCAGAGAAGGTTGACACATACAGCTTTGGCGTAGTCATTTTGGAAATACTAAGTGGACGGAAGAGCAATGATACAAGGCTGGAACCTGAAACACAATATCTACTTGAATCG GTATGGAAGCTATATGAAAATGAGAACTTGATTAGCTTGGTGGACGAGTCGTTAGATCCTGAAGAATATAAGCCAGAAGAGGTAAAAAGAATAATAGAGATAGCGCTTCTCTGCACTCAATCAACCGTTGCATCAAGGCCAACAATGTCAGAGATAGTCGTGTTGTTGTTAACAAAAAATTCTCCCGAGTTGCAGCCCACAAGACCCACTTTTATTGATTCAACAAGTAGAGTGAGAGGTGAAACATCCTCCTCCAGTTCGTCCTCTGCATCCAAGGCCACTGTATCTTTTACACAGTTTTCAGCCAG GAAGTAA
- the LOC124669413 gene encoding cysteine-rich receptor-like protein kinase 44 isoform X1: MHRVARFPLLPTLLLAVASALVPVTVADPQAKVLNLGCSQYNATPTAGFLAALNSTFAELRANLSAGGGFATAAQPRAAAPAFALAQCRPYVTGRDCVACFDAAAARIRSCGAANGGRVILDGCVIRYESAAFFDQTTLPGNTQLCDGSAVAGGDFGSAVRALVGDLTAAVPRVPGLAAAAAGSGVYAMAQCVETIGMGGCAQCLEVASKNIDACSPNSDGRSVDAGCFMRYSDMRFFPANATVDLAPYLRSGKSSRKGAIIGGILGGVAFMFLLVLLALLWIWRSRKLQKPQRGDILGVTELRGPTSFHYKDLKAATNNFSEKSKLGEGGFGDVFKGVLKNGKTVAVKRLTVVQTSRAKADFESEVKLISNVHHRNLVRLLGCSRKGSECLLVYEYMANSSLDKFLFGEKRGTLNWKQRFNIIVGMARGLAYLHQEFHVCIIHRDIKSSNVLLDDDFQPKIADFGLARLLPDDHSHLSTKFAGTLGYTAPEYAIHGQLSEKVDTYSFGVVILEILSGRKSNDTRLEPETQYLLESVWKLYENENLISLVDESLDPEEYKPEEVKRIIEIALLCTQSTVASRPTMSEIVVLLLTKNSPELQPTRPTFIDSTSRVRGETSSSSSSSASKATVSFTQFSARGSL, from the exons ATGCACCGCGTGGCTCGCTTCCCGCTGTTGCCGACTCTACTACTGGCAGTCGCCTCCGCGCTGGTTCCGGTCACCGTCGCTGACCCGCAGGCTAAAGTGCTCAACCTCGGCTGCAGCCAGTACAACGCCACGCCCACGGCcggcttcctcgccgccctcaacTCCACCTTCGCCGAACTCCGCGCCAATCTCTCCGCCGGGGGCGGTTTCGCCACCGCCGCgcagccgcgcgccgccgcgccggcgtTCGCGTTGGCGCAGTGCCGCCCGTACGTCACCGGGAGGGACTGCGTCGCCTGCTTCGACGCCGCCGCGGCGCGCATACGTTCCTGCGGCGCCGCCAACGGCGGCCGCGTCATCCTGGACGGTTGCGTCATACGGTACGAGAGCGCGGCTTTCTTCGACCAAACCACCCTACCTGGCAACACTCAGCTCTGCGACGGCTCCGCCGTTGCCGGTGGCGACTTCGGCAGCGCGGTGCGAGCGCTGGTCGGCGACCTCACCGCCGCTGTGCCCCGCGTCCCGGGGCTCGCGGCAGCGGCCGCGGGCTCCGGCGTGTACGCTATGGCGCAGTGCGTCGAGACGATCGGGATGGGCGGCTGTGCGCAGTGTTTGGAGGTGGCTTCTAAGAACATTGACGCTTGTTCCCCCAATTCCGACGGCCGCTCCGTGGATGCCGGGTGCTTCATGAGGTACTCTGATATGCGGTTCTTCCCGGCTAATGCGACCGTAGATCTGGCACCATACTTGCGTTCTG GAAAATCAAGCAGGAAGGGAGCCATCATAGGAGGAATTTTGGGAGGTGTAGCCTTCATGTTCCTGCTGGTGTTATTAGCTTTGTTGTGGATCTGGCGGTCTAGGAAGCTGCAGAAGCCTCAGAGAG GTGATATACTTGGAGTAACGGAACTACGAGGTCCAACAAGTTTTCACTATAAAGATCTTAAGGCTGCAACCAATAATTTCAGTGAGAAAAGTAAACTTGGAGAAGGAGGTTTTGGCGATGTATTTAAG GGTGTGCTGAAAAATGGGAAAACTGTTGCAGTAAAAAGGTTGACAGTAGTACAAACTAGCAGGGCCAAAGCAGACTTTGAAAGTGAGGTGAAGTTGATTAGCAATGTTCATCATCGAAATCTTGTCCGGCTTCTTGGTTGTTCTCGCAAGGGTTCCGAATGCCTACTTGTTTATGAATATATGGCAAATAGTAGCCTTGACAAGTTCCTCTTCG GTGAGAAACGTGGAACACTTAACTGGAAGCAGCGATTTAACATCATTGTTGGCATGGCTCGTGGCCTTGCATATCTTCATCAAGAGTTCCATGTGTGTATCATACACCGTGACATTAAATCaagcaatgttcttcttgatgACGACTTTCAGCCTAAGATTGCTGATTTTGGTTTGGCAAGGCTCCTACCTGATGATCATAGTCATCTCAGCACTAAATTTGCTGGAACACT GGGTTACACCGCTCCTGAGTATGCAATCCATGGCCAACTATCAGAGAAGGTTGACACATACAGCTTTGGCGTAGTCATTTTGGAAATACTAAGTGGACGGAAGAGCAATGATACAAGGCTGGAACCTGAAACACAATATCTACTTGAATCG GTATGGAAGCTATATGAAAATGAGAACTTGATTAGCTTGGTGGACGAGTCGTTAGATCCTGAAGAATATAAGCCAGAAGAGGTAAAAAGAATAATAGAGATAGCGCTTCTCTGCACTCAATCAACCGTTGCATCAAGGCCAACAATGTCAGAGATAGTCGTGTTGTTGTTAACAAAAAATTCTCCCGAGTTGCAGCCCACAAGACCCACTTTTATTGATTCAACAAGTAGAGTGAGAGGTGAAACATCCTCCTCCAGTTCGTCCTCTGCATCCAAGGCCACTGTATCTTTTACACAGTTTTCAGCCAG AGGTAGTTTATGA
- the LOC124669413 gene encoding cysteine-rich receptor-like protein kinase 2 isoform X3, whose protein sequence is MHRVARFPLLPTLLLAVASALVPVTVADPQAKVLNLGCSQYNATPTAGFLAALNSTFAELRANLSAGGGFATAAQPRAAAPAFALAQCRPYVTGRDCVACFDAAAARIRSCGAANGGRVILDGCVIRYESAAFFDQTTLPGNTQLCDGSAVAGGDFGSAVRALVGDLTAAVPRVPGLAAAAAGSGVYAMAQCVETIGMGGCAQCLEVASKNIDACSPNSDGRSVDAGCFMRYSDMRFFPANATVDLAPYLRSGKSSRKGAIIGGILGGVAFMFLLVLLALLWIWRSRKLQKPQRGDILGVTELRGPTSFHYKDLKAATNNFSEKSKLGEGGFGDVFKGVLKNGKTVAVKRLTVVQTSRAKADFESEVKLISNVHHRNLVRLLGCSRKGSECLLVYEYMANSSLDKFLFGEKRGTLNWKQRFNIIVGMARGLAYLHQEFHVCIIHRDIKSSNVLLDDDFQPKIADFGLARLLPDDHSHLSTKFAGTLGYTAPEYAIHGQLSEKVDTYSFGVVILEILSGRKSNDTRLEPETQYLLESVWKLYENENLISLVDESLDPEEYKPEEPTRPTFIDSTSRVRGETSSSSSSSASKATVSFTQFSARGSL, encoded by the exons ATGCACCGCGTGGCTCGCTTCCCGCTGTTGCCGACTCTACTACTGGCAGTCGCCTCCGCGCTGGTTCCGGTCACCGTCGCTGACCCGCAGGCTAAAGTGCTCAACCTCGGCTGCAGCCAGTACAACGCCACGCCCACGGCcggcttcctcgccgccctcaacTCCACCTTCGCCGAACTCCGCGCCAATCTCTCCGCCGGGGGCGGTTTCGCCACCGCCGCgcagccgcgcgccgccgcgccggcgtTCGCGTTGGCGCAGTGCCGCCCGTACGTCACCGGGAGGGACTGCGTCGCCTGCTTCGACGCCGCCGCGGCGCGCATACGTTCCTGCGGCGCCGCCAACGGCGGCCGCGTCATCCTGGACGGTTGCGTCATACGGTACGAGAGCGCGGCTTTCTTCGACCAAACCACCCTACCTGGCAACACTCAGCTCTGCGACGGCTCCGCCGTTGCCGGTGGCGACTTCGGCAGCGCGGTGCGAGCGCTGGTCGGCGACCTCACCGCCGCTGTGCCCCGCGTCCCGGGGCTCGCGGCAGCGGCCGCGGGCTCCGGCGTGTACGCTATGGCGCAGTGCGTCGAGACGATCGGGATGGGCGGCTGTGCGCAGTGTTTGGAGGTGGCTTCTAAGAACATTGACGCTTGTTCCCCCAATTCCGACGGCCGCTCCGTGGATGCCGGGTGCTTCATGAGGTACTCTGATATGCGGTTCTTCCCGGCTAATGCGACCGTAGATCTGGCACCATACTTGCGTTCTG GAAAATCAAGCAGGAAGGGAGCCATCATAGGAGGAATTTTGGGAGGTGTAGCCTTCATGTTCCTGCTGGTGTTATTAGCTTTGTTGTGGATCTGGCGGTCTAGGAAGCTGCAGAAGCCTCAGAGAG GTGATATACTTGGAGTAACGGAACTACGAGGTCCAACAAGTTTTCACTATAAAGATCTTAAGGCTGCAACCAATAATTTCAGTGAGAAAAGTAAACTTGGAGAAGGAGGTTTTGGCGATGTATTTAAG GGTGTGCTGAAAAATGGGAAAACTGTTGCAGTAAAAAGGTTGACAGTAGTACAAACTAGCAGGGCCAAAGCAGACTTTGAAAGTGAGGTGAAGTTGATTAGCAATGTTCATCATCGAAATCTTGTCCGGCTTCTTGGTTGTTCTCGCAAGGGTTCCGAATGCCTACTTGTTTATGAATATATGGCAAATAGTAGCCTTGACAAGTTCCTCTTCG GTGAGAAACGTGGAACACTTAACTGGAAGCAGCGATTTAACATCATTGTTGGCATGGCTCGTGGCCTTGCATATCTTCATCAAGAGTTCCATGTGTGTATCATACACCGTGACATTAAATCaagcaatgttcttcttgatgACGACTTTCAGCCTAAGATTGCTGATTTTGGTTTGGCAAGGCTCCTACCTGATGATCATAGTCATCTCAGCACTAAATTTGCTGGAACACT GGGTTACACCGCTCCTGAGTATGCAATCCATGGCCAACTATCAGAGAAGGTTGACACATACAGCTTTGGCGTAGTCATTTTGGAAATACTAAGTGGACGGAAGAGCAATGATACAAGGCTGGAACCTGAAACACAATATCTACTTGAATCG GTATGGAAGCTATATGAAAATGAGAACTTGATTAGCTTGGTGGACGAGTCGTTAGATCCTGAAGAATATAAGCCAGAAGAG CCCACAAGACCCACTTTTATTGATTCAACAAGTAGAGTGAGAGGTGAAACATCCTCCTCCAGTTCGTCCTCTGCATCCAAGGCCACTGTATCTTTTACACAGTTTTCAGCCAG AGGTAGTTTATGA